From the Juglans microcarpa x Juglans regia isolate MS1-56 chromosome 3D, Jm3101_v1.0, whole genome shotgun sequence genome, the window GAAAGAGGGAGGTAATATTTTTCGCATTTCGGAACGTAGCAAAAGGATAGCTAAGTTCATGTATCTAGGGGGGACGACAGCTTCGTGGGTGGCTAAGGGGATTgaggattgtttagaacttAACTGCCATGAAGGTTTCTTCAGAGAGTtaaggatgggtaatggagtTTTTAGCATTCAACATCATGTTAATGCAAGGGGCAGTTTTCTCCAGCTCTCTGAATTCCgaaatggaaggaggaaaggtTTGTTGGTGATTCCAGAGGGCGCAAATGTCATTGGATGGAAAGGCTTTCTGCAATCCATTCTAAGTGTCACTGAATCTAAAGCCACTACTAAAAGTGGGGAGTTTATTGATGGAAAAACAGTGGGAAGGCCTTCCTCAATCAAAAGTGCTTCGTACGTAGCGGTGTTGAGGTCACTGGCGGGTAGTCAGGCCGAGATCAGCTCAGCGGTAGAAAGAAAGGGCAATgcacttgtaggagacaaaaGATCTCAGGTGACATTGGGTGAGTTGGAGGGAGTCTTGTGGGATGTCAAATCCCAATTGAAGGGAGTTATAGATTATGTAAGAGATCTaatgattaaagtggataaggggcTGGACCTAATTGTGGGTACAAGTGTGCTACCAAGTGTGCCGGAAAGTGTGCAAGCAAAGGGTGTGTCGGCGATGGGGTCGTTGGACGCTGGCATCTTTGTTCATGCCAATGTCACTATGCCTTCTGAGGGAGCTGTAGGGTCTCAGGCACCAGTTGCAGATGAAGTTGGTCCTTTTGTCCAGGGTTCATTTGTAGTTGAAGATGGGGGTCCCTTTAAGGTCTCGAGTATTTTGGAAGATACAGTCGAGCctctttttgaaaatgcaaacgGGGCAACagaaggtagtgcttccccCTCTTGAGGAAGTAGCACGGCAAGGATCGTCGAGGGGTGGAGCTAATACACACAATGTTGATGGAGGGGAGAAATTTGCGATGGTAACAGATGGAGGGGACAACAACCATATAGATGTTGAGCAACCATTGGGTGGGAAGgatttgtcattggtgcctCGTGTGGGGGAAGGTTCAGAATTGGCGTTGGTGCCCCGTGTGGGGGAAGGTTTCGGGAGCGCAGTCGAGTACTGTGGCTGGGGATAATGCCGTTCCCCTagtttctcttcctccaatcaACGATATAGCGGCGTCAACATCCGATTGgactttcatatggagaacagggagaatatgaagaccaatttaaaacactacTCACTGCAATCGAGGCGAGCCatgcgcttgaaaccaaatctaagtttaagaaaagcagggagttgaAGAATCTTTcatgggcaatcaactacgatactaagggaggtagctcaagtcgagggaagggTAAAGGGAGGGCTTTGTGATGTTCTGGTTGAGGATTAGTTTTAAGGAATCTAGGGGATGGGGTCGGGGAGGTGTAATGATAGTTTTCTAATTcgggtttggtgtattttggataggttttcatgggcttttgggtcattatgggctttcttgtatgggctaagtgtttttcttgtatacatctagtgtacttggttactcctattgatatatatatacataagattattacttataaaaaaaaagattgctaATGTTATATTCATGTCATTTATGCTAATTGCAACTGTGATAATATACTATGCCACGTCATCaattatctattacacgaatgtCATATCACCTGTTATACGTTTATCGGTTACACGAATGCCATGTCATCTATTAAACATGATTATGTTACATGTCATGAATGTCATGTCATCTGTTATATGAGTATGTCATGAGTCACATCTAAGTCATGCATGAGTCATTTACTTTATCACCACCCCAATTGCTAGGATGatgaattatcctagtggaactctctTGTCCATGCTGGAGTGTTTAAATTGAATGTGGAATCTCCTGGGTTGACAAAATACAATCAATAGGTTTCGAATGGAACCTAACTAATTGGTTACCGGAGCGAAGTTAGGCACCCAACACAAGTGGTGCCAACTACACGTTTAACAGTTTTATCAGTTCAGTTATCTTGACGTACTCACAGCTAGTGCAGACCTTGTGATGTGATGCGATACCGGTAGGAGCACATGGCCATTGGGGAATCGTGGAGCATCAGCAGTTTCACGTTAAACAACCATGTGTATGTAACAAggtcatgttcatgtcaagtcaggTCATGTTTATGTCAAGTCACGCCACGTTCATGTCAATTCAGTTCATGTCCATGTTAAGTCATGCCACGTACAAGTcaattcatgttatgttcattcATGTTATTTACAAGTCACGTCACGTATGTTCAAGTCTATATCTTGAGGCATACATGTTAATTTTATTGTCATGCTTGCAAATGTATATTGTTGGTAGCTTAGTAGcttacttgctaagatttgtaaaaatctcacttggtagccCCAACTACCATTTCCCCCGGAATGGTAGACGAAGTGTCAGGACCTAGAGTGTCAATGTAAGCCTCAAGTCCAAGTCTTTTTCTAGTTTATTGGCTTTTATATAATGGTCCATTCAAATAAGGAGTTTGTTTACTGGTCAAAGTAGAAGTTCTAGTCCtcttaaaattttagattagAGGCATAAGCGTGGCCCTTGTACTGATACAAATTAAGGTTGAGTAATAAGATTTTACTTCGATTTATAGAAGGCTTGTATGTTTAGAGTGCTTTctttatccttttctttttcttttcctccttctCGGTGTACTATTCAAATTACCATTCACAAGTACAGTTCATATGCAGGTCAGATTCAAGCTACCATTGTATATTGCTGCTGCCATAAAACAACATGTTTGCCCCCAAGAAATAGCTATTTTGGCACTACTCGTCAAACCTTTTTTACCTTACAAATCCTAAACCATAAATCCACAAATTCTCTAAACCCCAAGTCCAAAAAAAAGTGTGTAGAAGAATTAccgtaatttttaaaaatcaaacctTTTCCCTCTTTcctatataattaaaatacacttaTACACATAGATGTATGTACATTTGCTGGAGAACCAGAGGGTTTGGCGTTGGTGCCTCGTGTAGATGAATGTCTAGTGTCAGGAGTGCAATTGGAtactgtgtctggggataaCGTTGCTCCCCCGGTGTCTCTTCCACCAATAGCGGActggattctgcctaaagttaacgagattcagcagtttGTGGGAATTTCAAATGGAGAATGTGAAGACAGTTCAATGAACGAGTTACTGCGATTGAGGTAAgccacgcgcttgaaaccaaaagtttaaagaaaagtagggagttacaacatctttcttgggcaatcaactacgacgctaagggtggtagctcaactaaAGGGAAGTCTAAAGGAGGATATTGTGAAGACGGGGGGAATCAAGGGTTTGGGGTTGGGTGattgggtagagttttagttctatgaGAAACAAGGGTTGGGGACCggtctggtgtattttgggttgctCTTTTCATGggatttttgggtcattttggacaaggtgtttttttgtatacattcagtgtacttggtttctcctttgatatataatattttttacttatcaaaaaaaaaaaaaaagaaaaaaaacatagatgCATGTACATATGTGAGTATCAAGGTGCATCTCCAATTTTCAATCATGCTAAGTATTCCCTTAGAATAACATATCATCATTAATGTAGTCAATACCTTGTTTTGATAGGTGAATCATGTATTCAATACCTTATCGTCAAAATGCTTGCACAAAGAAGGCACATCTTTCACATGCTTAAAGTTCATATTCTTTTACAGGTAGCATACATCTAAAAACATCTTTGAAAAAATCCATCAACTTTTAATAAACACAATGTGTTACACTCAAGCCACTATGAGAAACTAATATTGGACTTAAATGCTTTCTATGACCTAAGCTTTCCCAATATCTCAGCTAAGCAAATGAGTTTTCATTAGGACATTATGTCAAAGAAACGACAAATCATTGAACAAGAAAAAGGAATACCTTGAAAATGTACATGGACTGAATGATCACTGGCCTCTTGTAATCCAAGGAGAATAACAAACTTGAAAGTTTCTCAGAGCACGAGAACTTTTTAAATACTGGGTCAATCTCATGTAACGCTGCATATATATACCCCAGTTTGTTACAAGATTGCTTGTCAATGAAAAGTGTGCAGGAAACTTTAATagagaaaatatgtaaaaagaaaaaaaaaaaaaaaaaaaaaccctcaaaaAAAATTCCTAAGTAGTGGAAGTCACAATGCCTCACAACTAACCATGGCCAGCTTTGTTGATGGAAAGTTTTTTGGGTTGCTTTAAATTTCCATCAGCTCCAAAAGCTTTCTCTGACAAGAGTTATAAGTATCAATGAGCACAGCACTCTATTGATGGCATCTCATAAACACCAAAAGTAGTCATACGCTCGTACCAAATTacaaatagaaaaaggaaaaagcaatttccaatatatttttataaagcagCAATTCATCAACTAACACATGAACCTCTCTCCTCACTAAAATATTAGGATCTACTTTTTGAACTATTACAGAATACCCAACGTCATAAACCAGACTACGAGACTTTCTTTGCAATATTCTCAGACAGACAAAAGGAAATTAATACAAGCCCCCCGGGAGTATCAAAATGGTCCTTCAGGATTTATAAAGGCAGGAAAATtataattctaataataaataGCTCAAGATTAACAAGTACATGCATACCctcgaagaagaaagaaatattcTCGGCACTTTCGTAGAAGTAATTGTCGGTCAACtgttgctgaaaaaaaaaaggaactcaAAAATAGTTTCGTTTGATTTCCTATAATTCGAAAACAACACGATACCAATTTGAAAGTCAGAAGCTGAatcaattttgaataaaaaccTGGTTCCTGGTAGAGAAAATTGAGGCGGTGGAGCAGTTAAACTCATCCAGCAACTGATCCATTCTCTTCCTCATGGCGTCCATTTCTTCGGGGCTCGCAAACGATTCGATCACAATAAAACCtgtacaagaaaaataaaaacattacaaGTTGTTGAACAGTACGAAAAAAGCTTTCCAGGGTTTGGGTAACTGGTTTTGGTGACCTTGAGAGTTGAAGGATTGGAGCTGCTCGGGACTGAGGTTTCCGATGATTCCcatggtgtgtgtgtgtgtctgtggcTTGGCGATCAAACTGTGAAACCGAGCCGATGGTCTCGTATGTGAATATATGTGATTCCCGTATTTTGTTCAATATACTTCCATATGACTACGagtaattgttattattattacgaAGAAATATAGATATAAGTTACTAGTGGGAAATATCTATTTTGTatacatgatgtggcattatctAGATTACACATCTTTTTAAGTGAGTGTTAGGAATAATCAACTAGAAGTAACTATATAGTGAGTGTAAAGTGTGTACTGCTACAATGACTTCTCTTTAACATTATTTAGATAGTTTGGCCAATTGCATAAATATGATGTATGGATGCCGAGAAAGTGTAGGAGAAGATATGGAATAGCAAGTTAgcaactatttaattaattttattgctgaattttgaaattttctttgaaattcaaaaataagCTTCCATAGTTAAACttcaaaataagttttttcaaacgtaaaataaatgaaacaatcAATTGGGTTAGAATTGTTTAAGGGGTAGTAATATGTCACATAATTCATTGATTTAATatgaacacgacacgataataatgagtttgggtttgggtttggattTAGTCTTAACTGTTTCAGATTAAAAcggattgacccgttaagacatgaTTGTTTAATGGGTTGATAATGGGTCAACCCGTCATGACCTGTTaaaaaagttacaattatacccttatatctaaaagtaaaattgttgagattttaatttcgatatttttattatttagattgtgattttgaacttgtagttagttttatattttttatagatattgtcattttaatatttatgtaaaattatgttaaacttaatCAGGTCAAACAAATTAGTTTTGAGTCTGTTCAACTTATTTACATAAACGAGTAAAAAACGGTCGGGTCGACCAACTTTgtagatttgagattttgacacgatgaGTTTAAGGTCATGTTCGAGTTggcctatatagtataatatacatactTTGACACAACACGAATACGATCTGTTAATACGATTTGATACcccttaaataataaaaaaagatttcataaaaataaattcacaaactaacgtgattttgtgtaatacgttagattgtaaaactaattttattataaaatagatcttacacaatatataaaatcatgtgagtttataaatttatttttatttgatttttttgtaactgtggtatttatttttaattttactaccCTCTTGCGTTTTTTAAGACTCTAGATTATTGCATGACTAATACAATATAATTTAGATTCAATCATGGCTTGGTTTAAATTGCTCTTTTACCCCCCTTCTATTGAATGATAAAATACAcattcacattagattatacattaaAAACTAAAGCATTTAAAGTTAGTTCTTTTCATGTGAgttctatatttattcacttttttaaaaaaattgtgtgacGTTTGCACACTTtacaactgtaaatattatttttctaaatttatatgtgtatatatatatagggacgGTGCTAAATCCATCGTTCCCAACTCCCGCTGGGAGCTACAGTTAGGCAtaattggtctttttttttttacatgcattttttaatacttttaaatattttttaaaaaattaaaaaaatcacaacattattaaaaaatacttttttaattactaagtaaaaagaaaaattaaaaaattaaattaaaaatttcagcgGTAACATCGAGCGGTAAGAACCAATGGTGCGAgtattattttctatatatatatataagtggttGTTAGGCTGCCGCCAACCAAATTCCGTCAAATTTGCAACCGTCTCTCTAGATGGGACCGAGGCTCTGGCAGGAGGTGGTCTTAAATAACTAGGGACAAAGGGTTTTAGCTCTTATgacttatattatagtattttaatttagatctaaaaaaagtaactttcacaggtatttttttcttctttttgtccTTCCTAGTGGGAGGCTGAGGTGaagtggggggagggggggggggaccaCACTTTTCCTAACGAAATTGTGGTGGGACGAGGGTACGTACACAACAGGAGAGTGGTTACATAGCAGTGATGCAGAAGAGCACGGTGGGGTGCGGAGGAGTAGTATTCATTGAGCTGCTTGACATGGAGGAAACTGCAGAGGCAGTCTTAGGTGTGAAGGTGAAGAAGAGCCTTCCATGATGAATGACCTAAGGGAACAATGGGGGAGGTTTTGTCTGACAGAGGAGGAAGGGGATGCTATAGCCATTGATGATGATGTCAATGAGGAAAAATGTTTCAAAGGTGACTGCAGTGTAGTAGGAAAGCTTTGTCTGGAAAGGAATATCGGCAGGATGGTTCTTGAGGATACAATGGAGAAAGTCTGAAGAGTTAGCCAGCATGCTAAGTTCGTTAAGCTAGGTGGTAACATGTTTACCATAACTTTTGCTAACCAAGCAAACAAGCAGCGTGTTTGGAGTGGAAGACCATGGCTATTTGATTCACATCTAATAGCTTTGAAACTGTTTGATGAATACACACCCCCACAAAGAATGAGGTTTGAGAAGGAAAGTTTCTAGGTCCAAATGCATAATATGTCTCTCGCATGCATGAATGAAGAACATGGTAAACAGATAGGGAAAACAATAGGATGAGTAGAAGAGGTGGACATGAAAGAAAATGGGAGTGGGTGGGGCAAGTTTCTAAGGGTCCTTATCaacattgatcttatgaaaCCTTTAGCAAGAGTTAGGACAATCACGATGAAAGGTGAAAAGTTATAGATCCCAATTAAGTATGAAAAATTGCCCAGATTCTGCTTTGAATGTGGCTGCTTATTACATGGCACAAAGGGATGTCTTGGGAAGGTGGGTGAGAAGATGCAATATGGAGTGTGGTTAAGGGCTGAAACAAAAATGGGGTCTAAGTCGAAAATTAAGCAGATGGCTTAGATAGCAAGTGGAGAGTAGAGAGTAAGGGAGC encodes:
- the LOC121253926 gene encoding uncharacterized protein LOC121253926 produces the protein MTTKHDAVSSPLEGERWLKVESKTFVFTKEGGNIFRISERSKRIAKFMYLGGTTASWVAKGIEDCLELNCHEGFFRELRMGNGVFSIQHHVNARGSFLQLSEFRNGRRKGLLVIPEGANVIGWKGFLQSILSVTESKATTKSGEFIDGKTVGRPSSIKSASYVAVLRSLAGSQAEISSAVERKGNALVGDKRSQVTLGELEGGVIDYVRDLMIKVDKGLDLIVGTSVLPSVPESVQAKGVSAMGSLDAGIFVHANVTMPSEGAVGSQAPVADEVGPFVQGSFVVEDGGPFKVSSILEDTVEPLFENANGATEGSASPS
- the LOC121253928 gene encoding phytanoyl-CoA dioxygenase yields the protein MGIIGNLSPEQLQSFNSQGFIVIESFASPEEMDAMRKRMDQLLDEFNCSTASIFSTRNQQQLTDNYFYESAENISFFFEEKAFGADGNLKQPKKLSINKAGHALHEIDPVFKKFSCSEKLSSLLFSLDYKRPVIIQSMYIFKQPGIGGEVVPHQDNSFLFTEPPTCTGLWLALEDATIINGCLWAIPGSQKNGLVRRMIRGEQGVSFDRPSPTYNQKDFVPIEVKAGSLVVIHGDLIHQSFENQSLQSRHAYSWHVVDTDGCKWAPDNWIRRKVEPEPLYVS